A region from the Citrobacter koseri ATCC BAA-895 genome encodes:
- a CDS encoding GNAT family N-acetyltransferase has protein sequence MFTIKTDDLSHPAVQALVAYHISGMLEQSPPESSHALDIRKLRDPAVIFWSAWEGVQLAGIGALKILDDEHGELKSMRTAPNFLRRGVANQLLQHILQVAHIKGLRRLSLETGTQPGFSACHQLYIKHGFVNCEPFADYQSDPNSRFMTLVLCEKDKLS, from the coding sequence TTGTTCACTATCAAAACTGACGATCTCTCCCATCCAGCAGTGCAAGCGTTAGTGGCCTATCATATTTCCGGCATGCTGGAGCAGTCCCCACCAGAAAGCAGCCATGCTTTAGATATTCGAAAACTGCGTGACCCAGCTGTGATATTTTGGTCAGCATGGGAAGGGGTACAACTCGCAGGAATTGGCGCGCTGAAAATACTGGATGATGAACATGGTGAGCTGAAATCAATGCGTACCGCGCCAAATTTTTTGCGTCGTGGCGTAGCGAATCAGCTTTTACAGCATATCTTGCAGGTTGCGCATATCAAAGGCCTACGACGTTTAAGTTTAGAAACCGGAACACAGCCAGGGTTTTCCGCTTGCCATCAACTTTATATCAAGCACGGTTTCGTTAACTGCGAGCCGTTTGCTGATTATCAGTCTGACCCAAATAGCCGTTTTATGACATTAGTTTTATGTGAGAAAGATAAATTGTCATGA
- a CDS encoding GNAT family N-acetyltransferase, with product MHHISSVSLNYRCLQHTDWPFFLALNPDRHVMHFISDSRTDDEIRTQSFESRLQPWHKGSEHWLCMIMSRKDTDIPIGVTGFINRGEGIAEVGFILASEFHGKGFGTESLKDIARFAFDEHGYRKLTATVTAGNNVSRRILHKVGFQQEGTLRKNYFLHGCWHDDWVFGLLREEFSY from the coding sequence ATGCATCATATCTCTTCTGTCAGTCTCAATTATCGCTGTCTCCAGCATACAGACTGGCCATTTTTTTTGGCATTAAATCCGGATCGTCATGTGATGCATTTTATTAGTGATTCACGTACTGATGACGAGATTAGAACCCAGTCTTTTGAAAGCCGTCTACAGCCCTGGCATAAAGGCAGTGAACACTGGTTATGTATGATAATGAGTCGAAAGGATACAGATATACCAATTGGTGTAACTGGCTTTATTAATCGTGGTGAGGGCATCGCGGAAGTGGGGTTTATCCTGGCATCAGAATTTCACGGCAAAGGTTTTGGTACAGAATCGTTAAAAGATATTGCCCGCTTTGCTTTCGATGAGCATGGGTATCGTAAGCTCACTGCTACGGTAACAGCTGGCAACAATGTATCGCGGAGAATATTGCATAAAGTCGGATTTCAGCAGGAGGGAACTCTAAGAAAAAACTATTTCCTGCATGGTTGCTGGCATGATGATTGGGTATTTGGATTGTTGAGAGAAGAATTTAGTTACTGA
- a CDS encoding epoxyqueuosine reductase QueH has product MKNADFKRPQLTLPNGADKLLLHSCCAPCSGEVMEAIQASGIDYTIFFYNPNIHPQKEYLIRKEENIRFAEKHGVPFVDADYDTDNWFERAKGMEWEPERGVRCTMCFDMRFERTALYAAEHGFSVISSSLGISRWKNMQQINDCGQRAAAHYPGMAYWDYNWRKQGGSSRMIEISKREQFYQQEYCGCVYSLRDTNMHRKSQGRPLIKLGKLYYGKEGEEQ; this is encoded by the coding sequence ATGAAGAACGCTGATTTTAAACGCCCGCAACTGACGCTGCCGAACGGCGCAGACAAGCTACTGCTGCACTCGTGCTGTGCGCCCTGTTCGGGGGAAGTCATGGAGGCGATTCAGGCCTCGGGCATTGATTACACAATTTTCTTTTATAACCCTAATATTCATCCGCAAAAGGAGTACCTCATCCGTAAGGAGGAGAATATCCGTTTTGCCGAAAAACACGGCGTGCCTTTTGTTGATGCGGATTACGACACCGACAACTGGTTCGAGCGTGCGAAAGGGATGGAGTGGGAGCCTGAGCGCGGTGTTCGGTGTACCATGTGCTTTGATATGCGCTTTGAACGCACCGCGCTGTATGCCGCGGAACATGGGTTCAGCGTGATCAGCAGCTCACTCGGGATTTCCCGCTGGAAGAATATGCAGCAGATTAACGACTGCGGACAACGCGCTGCTGCGCATTATCCGGGAATGGCATACTGGGATTACAACTGGCGTAAGCAGGGCGGGTCATCGCGCATGATTGAGATCAGCAAACGCGAGCAGTTTTACCAGCAGGAGTATTGTGGCTGCGTCTATTCACTGCGTGATACTAATATGCACCGTAAATCGCAGGGCAGGCCGCTCATCAAACTCGGTAAACTTTACTACGGTAAGGAAGGCGAAGAACAGTAA
- a CDS encoding GNAT family N-acetyltransferase: MISFRMMTKDEYPAYLEYFVNDYAYEIESNYGASLRDSLARAKQEISEMLPDGVNTHGQVLMCIVAQSDKANNHVGYLWYKPDSTKHTVFIYDFHIFNSSQGLGLGKQSLRAFEEYLQAKGFKEIRLRVAGDNARARHVYETSGFRVTGINMSKPITD; this comes from the coding sequence GTGATTTCTTTCCGAATGATGACAAAAGATGAGTATCCTGCTTATCTCGAATATTTTGTTAATGATTATGCATATGAGATCGAATCAAACTACGGGGCATCCCTTCGTGATTCTCTTGCCAGAGCGAAGCAGGAAATTTCGGAAATGCTTCCCGATGGAGTTAATACTCATGGGCAAGTATTAATGTGTATTGTTGCTCAGTCGGACAAGGCTAACAACCATGTAGGTTATCTCTGGTACAAACCAGACTCGACTAAGCACACTGTTTTTATCTACGATTTTCATATTTTCAACTCCAGTCAGGGGTTGGGGCTTGGCAAACAATCTCTACGTGCTTTTGAAGAGTATCTGCAAGCGAAGGGCTTTAAAGAGATCAGATTGCGTGTTGCAGGTGATAATGCTCGCGCCCGGCATGTCTATGAAACCAGCGGATTCAGGGTTACGGGTATCAATATGAGCAAACCTATTACGGACTGA
- the fyuA gene encoding siderophore yersiniabactin receptor FyuA has product MKMTRLYPLALGGLLLPAIANAQTSQQDESTLVVTASKQSSRSASANNVSSTVVSAPELSDAGVTASDKLPRVLPGLNIENSGNMLFSTISLRGVSSAQDFYNPAVTLYVDGVPQLSTNTIQALTDVQSVELLRGPQGTLYGKSAQGGIINIVTQQPDSTPRGYIEGGVSSRDSYRSKFNLSGPIQDGLLYGSVTLLRQVDDGDMINPATGSDDLGGTRASIGNVKLRLAPDDQPWEMGFAASRECTRATQDAYVGWNDIKGRKLSLSDGSPDPYMRRCTDSQTLSGKYTTDDWVFNLISAWQQQHYSRTYPVGTLLVNLPQRWNQDVQELRAATLGDARTVDMVFGLYRQNTREQMQATYDMPTMRYLTSAGYTTAETLAAYSDLTWHLTDRFDIGGGVRFSHDKASTQYHGNLAGNPFGDDGKSDDDQVLGQLSAGYMLTDDWRVYTRVAQGYKPSGYNIIPTAGLSAKPFVAEKSINYELGTRYETADVTLQAATFYTHTKDMQLYSGPVGMQTLSNAGKADATGVELEAKWRFAPGWSWDINGNVIRSEFTNDSELYHGNRVPFVPRYGAGSSVNGVIDTRYGALMPRLAVNLVGPHYFDGDNQLRQGTYATLDSSLGWQATERMNISVYVDNLFDRRYRTYGYMNGSSAVAQVNMGRTVGINTRIDFF; this is encoded by the coding sequence ATGAAAATGACACGGCTTTATCCTCTGGCCTTGGGGGGATTATTGCTCCCCGCCATTGCTAATGCCCAGACTTCACAGCAAGACGAAAGCACGCTGGTGGTTACCGCCAGTAAACAATCTTCCCGCTCGGCATCAGCCAACAATGTCTCGTCTACCGTTGTCAGCGCGCCGGAATTAAGCGACGCCGGCGTCACCGCCAGCGACAAACTCCCCAGAGTGTTGCCCGGGCTCAATATTGAAAATAGCGGCAACATGCTTTTTTCGACGATCTCGCTACGCGGCGTCTCTTCGGCGCAGGACTTCTATAACCCCGCCGTCACCCTGTATGTCGATGGCGTCCCTCAGCTTTCCACCAACACCATCCAGGCGCTTACCGATGTGCAAAGCGTGGAGTTGCTGCGTGGCCCACAGGGAACGTTATATGGCAAAAGCGCTCAGGGCGGGATCATCAACATCGTCACCCAGCAGCCGGACAGCACGCCGCGCGGCTATATTGAAGGCGGCGTCAGCAGCCGCGACAGTTATCGAAGTAAGTTCAACCTGAGCGGCCCCATTCAGGATGGCCTGCTGTACGGCAGCGTCACCCTGTTACGCCAGGTTGATGACGGCGACATGATTAACCCCGCGACGGGAAGCGATGATTTAGGCGGCACCCGCGCCAGCATAGGGAATGTGAAACTGCGTCTGGCGCCGGACGACCAGCCCTGGGAAATGGGCTTTGCCGCCTCACGCGAATGTACCCGCGCCACCCAGGACGCCTATGTGGGATGGAATGATATTAAGGGCCGTAAGCTCTCACTTAGCGATGGTTCACCAGACCCGTACATGCGGCGCTGCACTGACAGCCAGACCCTGAGTGGGAAATACACCACCGATGACTGGGTTTTCAACCTGATCAGCGCCTGGCAACAACAGCATTATTCACGGACCTACCCTGTCGGCACATTACTCGTTAATCTGCCGCAACGCTGGAATCAGGATGTCCAGGAGCTGCGCGCCGCAACCCTGGGCGATGCGCGTACCGTTGATATGGTGTTTGGCCTCTATCGGCAGAACACGCGCGAGCAAATGCAGGCAACTTACGACATGCCTACCATGCGTTATCTGACCAGCGCCGGCTATACCACCGCTGAAACGCTGGCCGCATACAGTGACCTGACCTGGCATTTAACCGATCGTTTTGACATCGGTGGCGGCGTTCGCTTCTCACATGATAAGGCCAGTACGCAATATCACGGCAACCTGGCCGGAAACCCATTTGGCGATGATGGAAAAAGCGACGACGATCAGGTACTCGGACAGCTATCCGCAGGCTATATGCTGACCGACGACTGGAGAGTGTATACCCGTGTAGCCCAGGGATATAAACCTTCCGGGTACAACATCATTCCTACCGCAGGTCTTTCTGCCAAACCGTTCGTCGCCGAGAAGTCCATCAACTATGAACTTGGCACCCGCTACGAAACCGCTGACGTCACCCTGCAAGCCGCGACGTTTTATACCCACACCAAAGACATGCAGCTTTACTCTGGCCCGGTCGGGATGCAGACATTAAGCAATGCGGGTAAAGCCGACGCCACCGGCGTTGAGCTTGAAGCGAAGTGGCGGTTTGCGCCAGGCTGGTCATGGGATATCAATGGCAACGTGATCCGTTCCGAATTCACCAATGACAGTGAGTTGTATCACGGTAACCGGGTGCCGTTCGTACCACGTTATGGCGCGGGAAGCAGCGTGAACGGCGTGATTGATACGCGCTATGGCGCACTGATGCCCCGACTGGCGGTTAATCTGGTCGGGCCGCATTATTTCGATGGCGACAACCAGTTGCGGCAAGGCACCTATGCCACCCTGGACAGCAGCCTGGGCTGGCAGGCGACTGAACGGATGAACATTTCCGTCTATGTCGATAACCTGTTCGACCGTCGTTACCGTACCTATGGCTACATGAACGGCAGCAGCGCCGTCGCGCAGGTCAATATGGGGCGCACCGTCGGTATCAATACGCGAATTGATTTCTTCTGA
- the ybtE gene encoding yersiniabactin biosynthesis salycil-AMP ligase YbtE: protein MNSSFESLIEQYPLPIAEQLRHWAARYASRIAVVDAKGSLTYSALDAQVDELAAGLSSLGLRSGEHVIVQLPNDNAFVTLLFALLRLGVIPVLAMPSQRALDIDALIELAQPVAYVIHGENHAELARQMAHKHACLRHVLVAGETVSDDFTPLFSLHGERQAWPQPDVSATALLLLSGGTTGTPKLIPRRHADYSYNFSASAELCGISQQSVYLAVLPVAHNFPLACPGILGTLACGGKVVLTDSASCDEVMPLIAQERVTHVALVPALAQLWVQAREWEDSDLSSLRVIQAGGARLDPTLAEQVIATFDCTLQQVFGMAEGLLCFTRLDDPHTTILHSQGRPLSPLDEIRIVDQDENDVAPGETGQLLTRGPYTISGYYRAPAHNAQAFTAQGFYRTGDNVRLDEAGNLHVEGRIKEQINRAGEKIAAAEVESALLRLAEVQDCAVVAAPDTLLGERICAFIIAQQMPTDYQQLRQQLTRMGLSAWKIPDQIEYLDHWPLTAVGKIDKKRLTALAVDRYRHSVQ, encoded by the coding sequence ATGCAAAGGGGTCGTTAACCTACAGCGCGCTTGATGCACAAGTTGACGAACTTGCCGCAGGTCTGTCATCACTGGGTTTGCGTTCGGGGGAGCATGTAATTGTGCAGCTTCCCAACGACAACGCGTTTGTTACCCTGCTGTTCGCCTTGTTAAGACTGGGCGTTATCCCCGTGCTGGCGATGCCCTCGCAACGGGCGCTGGATATCGACGCGCTGATTGAGCTGGCGCAACCCGTCGCTTACGTTATTCACGGGGAAAACCACGCAGAGCTGGCCCGACAGATGGCGCACAAACACGCCTGCCTGCGTCATGTTCTGGTCGCTGGAGAGACCGTGAGCGACGATTTTACGCCGCTCTTCTCCCTTCACGGTGAGCGGCAGGCGTGGCCGCAGCCTGATGTTTCCGCCACCGCGTTGCTGCTGCTTTCAGGCGGCACAACCGGCACGCCCAAACTCATCCCGCGCCGACATGCCGACTATAGCTATAACTTCAGCGCTTCTGCTGAACTGTGCGGCATCAGCCAACAGAGCGTGTATCTCGCCGTCCTCCCGGTGGCGCATAACTTTCCGCTGGCCTGCCCCGGCATTCTGGGAACGCTTGCCTGCGGCGGAAAAGTGGTGCTGACCGACAGCGCCAGCTGTGATGAGGTGATGCCTTTAATCGCGCAGGAAAGAGTGACTCACGTCGCCCTGGTTCCGGCGCTGGCGCAATTATGGGTGCAGGCCAGGGAGTGGGAAGACAGCGACCTTTCGTCGCTGCGCGTCATTCAGGCAGGCGGCGCCCGGCTCGACCCGACGCTTGCTGAGCAGGTTATCGCCACCTTTGACTGTACCCTGCAACAGGTTTTCGGTATGGCGGAAGGCCTGCTCTGTTTTACCCGGCTGGACGATCCGCATACCACTATTCTCCACAGCCAGGGGCGCCCGTTGTCCCCTCTGGATGAAATCCGCATCGTTGATCAAGACGAGAACGACGTCGCACCGGGCGAAACCGGGCAATTGTTAACGCGCGGCCCTTATACCATCTCGGGCTATTACCGCGCCCCTGCTCACAACGCGCAGGCCTTTACTGCGCAAGGGTTTTACCGCACTGGCGATAATGTCAGGCTGGATGAGGCGGGGAACCTGCACGTTGAGGGGCGCATAAAAGAGCAGATCAACCGCGCCGGAGAAAAAATAGCCGCTGCTGAAGTGGAATCGGCACTGCTGCGTTTAGCGGAAGTGCAAGATTGCGCGGTGGTCGCCGCGCCGGACACGCTGCTTGGCGAGCGGATTTGCGCGTTTATCATCGCGCAGCAGATGCCAACTGACTACCAACAACTGCGTCAACAACTGACCCGTATGGGACTCAGCGCGTGGAAAATTCCTGACCAAATCGAGTATCTGGACCACTGGCCGCTCACCGCCGTCGGCAAGATAGACAAAAAACGCCTGACGGCTCTCGCCGTCGACCGTTATCGCCATTCTGTCCAATAA